Below is a genomic region from Ziziphus jujuba cultivar Dongzao chromosome 7, ASM3175591v1.
TCCTGTAACCCAATACGGAATATAGTTTCTTCCCACTCATCTAAAGCTGAACCAGATGTTTCAAAATGTTAAGAAAAAGGTTTTTTGGAAGCTTCAATAAATAATTCATTCGACATCATTTCCATTGCCTTGAGAGTCTTTTTCTTGATCGGGTTTAGCTGGCTTATCTGGGGTCAAGATGCGCCCACTCAAAGGATCTACAGGACGTGTGTCTCGTGGCCCTCCTTTACGTCCCATGGCTACCATTGGAGGTGGGGGCAATAACCCTGCTCTGAAAAGAATGCGCTGCACAGGATCTGAAGGCTGAGCACCGACAGATAGCCAATACCTGCAAAGCATAGAGGAAAATAGTGGAAgagaattagaaaataaaggATTTACTAGCCACTTGATTTGGAATTTCAAAATGCACCAACCCAGAGAAATCTACGAAACATTTTTTCTTCCCTACTAATATAAAGCAGCAGAATACTACTAAATGAAAATATTCACATTTCATGATCTGTATGGATTGCTAGTTGAATCATAAACACCTCTCACCTAAGGCCAATTTTTTGCTCTAGTTAGTCAATagaataaataacaaaacataTCTCCCTCGCTCTAGATTCATGCCTCTTCTAACTGTCATATTACACAAGGAGATATGCTTCTCCACCAACCCCAGTGGATACCATTCAAAATTTGTTTCCTCTCAATCCACCACCTTGTGTGTCAACCTGTGCCTACCAAGACTGCAACATGTTTTCATCTTTCATTGCTAAAGTTATAAACGAACACGAACAGATAATTTGTTCTTAGAGACTTTAAGTCCAAAGTTTGGGCTCCTTTAGCAAGCGTAGTCCACATGAAAACACAAGTTTACATGCTTCAGTTTTCCACTTCTGGAAATAAGATTTATGGATGTTACATTAATTCTGTTGCTCCATGTCAACCTCCCAAAATGTCTATACGTATTTGCACGAGGAATGATAAAGGAAGCCGATAAACTATACATAAGACTAAATATTGACAACTAAATTCGCAACTAGACACTAAATTATTCAGTTTAAGAAAGCAAgaacatcccaaaataaaaaaagaaacaagcaAATTAAAAGTCATctaaatttatatctatatcCAACAAAACACAAAATATGAAGTAGGCATGCCAAAGaactaaagaacaaaaaaaaaaaaaaaaaaaaaaaaaaaaaaaaaaaacttacttcACTCTTTCGAAATTTAGACCCATTCTTTTACCACCATCTTGGCCTATTCAAAATCGTACACATAAACCATTAGTAGAATACAAAGTCACCAAAAAAAGTCGTTTCAAACTCAAATTCAGAAGTAAAATCGGTTCCTCtatgttaaaattttcattttcctcgGTTGAATAGAGGCTTCTTCACTCACTACAGATTGCAACTAcatcaaatttgttttattCGAAATTGAAAAATACAAACTTTCAAcaacaactaaaccaaaaaaaaaaaaaaaaaaaaaaaagatcagatTCACAAATGAGATGAAACCTGGCAAGGGATTGTAGTATCCTAGAACTTCAAGGTGCCTGCCATCCCTAGGAGATCTGCTATCAGCAGCCATAACACGATAGAAAGGTTTGTTTTTGCATCCGAATCGTGCCAAACGGATCCTCACCACCATTTTTTCAAAGCTCCACCGGAGAGACAGCTATGGGAAATAGGATGaactgaagaagaagacaaaatCAGTCCAGTACCGGCTAGGGTTCTGGGTTTTGCGCcttatctaattaattttctaGTGTTTTGCTGGGTCAACCTC
It encodes:
- the LOC107424076 gene encoding small ribosomal subunit protein bS16m/bS16c encodes the protein MVVRIRLARFGCKNKPFYRVMAADSRSPRDGRHLEVLGYYNPLPGQDGGKRMGLNFERVKYWLSVGAQPSDPVQRILFRAGLLPPPPMVAMGRKGGPRDTRPVDPLSGRILTPDKPAKPDQEKDSQGNGNDVE